One segment of Candidatus Krumholzibacteriota bacterium DNA contains the following:
- the guaB gene encoding IMP dehydrogenase translates to MKEGKIIKEGLTFDDVLLIPAKSKVHPQKVDLKTDLTRKIKMNIPVVSAAMDTVTESALAIALAREGGIGIIHKNFPIEMQAEHVERVKRSESGMITDPVTISPEHLVSEAIELMDKYKISGLPVVNSRNVLVGILTNRDLRFIGRQDVEISKVMTKKLITASEGITMDEAMKILHENRIEKLPVVDRKNCLKGLITVKDMQKKIDYPNACKDREGRLRVGAAVGTGADTMSRVKALVDVCVDVIVVDTAHGHSKTVLDTVSKIRKKFKSIQLVAGNIATAAAARDLVRLGVDAIKVGIGPGAICTTRVVAGIGVPQITAIMDCAAVAKSAGIPLIADGGIKYSGDITKALAAGADSVMIGSMFAGTEESPGEIIYHQGKSFKVYRGMGSIGAMKKGSSDRYFQENVAEENKFVAEGIEGRVSYKGNLASNVFQLMGGLRAGMGYCGVAKIAELKDKGRFVRITQAGLRESHPHDIMITKEAPNYRTS, encoded by the coding sequence GAATATCCCCGTGGTCTCTGCGGCGATGGATACCGTGACTGAATCAGCTCTCGCCATAGCGCTCGCGAGGGAGGGAGGGATAGGTATCATCCATAAAAATTTCCCAATAGAGATGCAGGCGGAGCATGTAGAACGGGTAAAGAGAAGCGAAAGCGGGATGATCACCGATCCAGTGACGATATCGCCGGAACATCTTGTCAGTGAGGCGATAGAACTGATGGATAAATATAAAATATCGGGGTTGCCTGTCGTCAACAGCAGGAATGTCCTCGTTGGTATCCTGACAAACAGGGATCTGAGGTTCATAGGCCGTCAGGATGTCGAGATAAGCAAGGTCATGACGAAGAAACTGATAACCGCCTCGGAAGGGATCACGATGGACGAGGCGATGAAGATCCTCCACGAAAACAGGATCGAAAAGCTTCCCGTCGTTGACAGGAAGAATTGTCTTAAGGGGCTGATCACGGTCAAGGATATGCAGAAAAAGATCGATTATCCGAATGCCTGCAAGGACCGTGAGGGAAGACTGAGAGTCGGAGCCGCTGTAGGAACGGGCGCCGATACGATGTCCAGGGTCAAGGCTCTTGTTGACGTATGCGTGGACGTCATCGTAGTCGATACGGCACACGGTCATTCCAAGACTGTCCTTGATACGGTATCGAAGATTAGGAAAAAATTCAAATCGATCCAGCTTGTCGCCGGAAATATCGCGACGGCCGCAGCCGCGAGGGACCTTGTCAGACTTGGCGTCGACGCGATAAAAGTCGGAATCGGCCCCGGGGCGATATGTACTACAAGGGTAGTAGCGGGTATTGGAGTCCCGCAGATCACCGCGATAATGGATTGTGCCGCCGTGGCGAAGAGCGCCGGTATACCCCTGATCGCTGATGGAGGAATAAAATATTCCGGTGATATAACGAAAGCTCTGGCAGCGGGAGCCGACAGCGTAATGATAGGCAGCATGTTTGCCGGGACTGAAGAATCGCCTGGAGAGATCATATATCACCAGGGTAAAAGCTTCAAAGTATATCGGGGGATGGGATCGATCGGAGCGATGAAAAAGGGAAGCAGCGACAGATATTTTCAGGAGAATGTGGCAGAGGAAAACAAGTTTGTGGCGGAAGGGATAGAGGGCCGGGTCTCTTACAAAGGCAACCTGGCAAGTAACGTATTTCAGCTGATGGGAGGTCTTAGGGCTGGGATGGGGTACTGCGGCGTGGCGAAGATCGCCGAATTGAAGGATAAAGGACGTTTTGTGAGGATAACGCAGGCAGGGCTGCGCGAAAGCCATCCTCATGATATAATGATTACCAAGGAAGCGCCGAATTACAGGACGAGCTAG
- a CDS encoding epoxyqueuosine reductase gives MNSHKAEDNLAALKKGSGAGSVDILASARIDDKGLLIDESIRETASSLKYAVSIGIRLSAPVLDTVLTAPTWTYYYHYRTVNFALDQAALAISRQCQNMGYRAIPVPASQILDWDRLLGHLSHREVGGFAGIGWMGRNNLLVSAEYGSQVRYATILTDMPLPDQGAGIDAGSCGSCKRCIDVCPVGAIKEDPNDFDLDKCAAQLRRFSKSEKINSLICGLCLRVCGGTEK, from the coding sequence ATGAATTCACATAAAGCTGAAGATAATCTGGCAGCATTGAAAAAAGGGTCTGGAGCAGGGTCGGTCGACATTCTGGCAAGCGCGAGGATCGATGATAAGGGCCTGCTTATCGATGAATCGATCCGCGAGACAGCCTCATCCCTTAAATACGCCGTTTCAATCGGGATAAGACTTTCCGCGCCCGTCCTTGACACAGTCCTGACAGCTCCCACGTGGACTTATTATTATCATTACAGGACGGTGAATTTCGCTCTCGATCAAGCGGCTCTCGCCATTTCGAGGCAATGCCAGAATATGGGATACAGGGCTATTCCTGTTCCAGCTTCACAGATCCTCGATTGGGACCGGTTGCTCGGTCATCTTTCGCATAGAGAGGTGGGGGGGTTCGCCGGTATAGGATGGATGGGAAGAAACAATCTTCTTGTCAGCGCTGAATATGGTTCGCAGGTGAGATACGCGACGATATTGACAGATATGCCTTTGCCCGATCAGGGAGCGGGTATCGATGCTGGAAGTTGCGGTTCCTGCAAAAGGTGCATCGATGTCTGCCCGGTCGGGGCTATCAAAGAGGACCCGAATGACTTTGATCTGGACAAATGCGCCGCCCAGCTGAGAAGATTTTCAAAAAGCGAGAAGATAAACAGCCTTATCTGCGGATTATGTCTAAGGGTCTGCGGCGGAACGGAAAAGTAA